TACCTGGCCTTTCCACCTGGGTATTCCAATAGTTCATCCAGGGCCTGACACAGAGCCGGGCTCCGTACATGTGTGTGAACAGTGACCGACTGCTGGTGAAGGAGGGCACAGTGCCCCATATTACTGATCATTTTAAAAAGCGAAAGCCTGGActgggccaggtagctcagttggttagaacatcgtcccaatatgccacaGCTGTGGTTCGAGCTcctgtctgggcacatacaggacTCAGCCAATGACTGCATGAGTAAGCGGAACAACagactgatgtctctctctctctccctctctcaaatcaatcagttttttaaaaagtgaaagtctGGGATAAGTGCTGTCAGGCAGTATCTACTAAAGTCGAACACACCACGACCTAGCAGTCGCACCCTTAACAGAAGTGTGTACATAGGTTCACCAGAAGATATTTACTagaatgttcttagcagcacGTATTACAATAACACCCTCATACTGGAAACTCCCCAAAAGCTCATCAATAAAATACAGTCATCCCTCTGTATCGGTAGGTTCTGCAGCCAGGGATTCATCCAACTACAGATCAAAATTACTTGGAaaggtccctggctggtgtggctcagtggattgagcaccagtctgcaaaccaaaggatcggcggttcaattcccagttggggcacatgcctgggttgtgggccaggtccccagtagcgggcgcacaagaggcaaccacacatcgatatttctttccttctctttcttccttccttctcctctgtctaaaaatagataaataaaatcttttttaaattattggaaAAAATGTTATGTGGTTGCTGACGTGTGCTATGTAATTTGGCCTACTATGGTTACCTCTGCCCTGAACACACACAGACTTTTTCCTTGCCATTATCACCTAAACAATACAGTGTAACCCAGTATAACAACTGTTTGCAAAGCACAGACATTGTGTTGAGTGTTATAAGtgatctagagatgatttaaagtacaCGGGAGGAAGTGATAGGCTATATGCAAATACTATCTCATTTTATATGggggacttgagcatctgaaGATTTTGGTTCCCTCAAACTGAGGAGGAAGTTGGGTTGGATGCGGACACCAAGAGAAAGCACCCCAAAAACTCACGTTAGAAACGAGGTCCAAGGGAGCCTCCAGAGGACAAGGAGGAAACCCAGGAGGTGGAGGTTGGTGATGAGCTTCTCTGCTTTGGGGTGAATCATGAACTGACCTTCCTTCAATTCCCCAGAGAGGCTCGCTCTGCCCTCTGGACCTCTCTGCACAAGCGCTCTCCTCTCCCAATCCTGCTCTTCCCCTTGGTCTTTGCTTCAAGGCTAAGCTTGTGGTTGAGTTTGGAGTAATGAGTCTGACtcacctggatttgaatcctacTCAGTCTTTAAATCTCAGCTTACAGCTCACCTGATTCAGCTTTTCATGGCCCCTTGAAATCTGCGCACATTGTATTTCTCTCTTATAGTGCCCACCTCACTATAATTCTTCACATCGGACTGCAGGCTCCCTGCGAGCAGGCACACAAGCCTTGCCGCTCACTGTGCAGCCCCAGGGCCAAGTTCAGAGCAGGTACTCAATGTAGTCATTGAAAGAGCACAGGGACGTGCTCTGGCAGCCTTCAGATGAAGGTCCACCTCACAGGGCTGGTCTCTTTCCTATAACATGCAAATAGTCACCTGCCCGTAAGCCCGAATTCCTCTATCTGATTTGTTAGCATCTTCCCTTGGGGGGAAGAAAAGACCAGGCGCTTCTTATTAATGGTTGAAGCTTAATACTTCAGGTGGGTCTGACCGTATCCTTCTGAAGGCAAAATGCAGAGTGCTACAAAAATGCAAGGCAGGGGGCAGCACCCACATGGGGATAGTAGAGTCTGTCAGAAGAAGTGGTCCTAGAAGAGCGGAGGCGAGGGTAGGCTCTAGGCTTTAAGCTGCTCTGAGACCCTTTCTGGTCGTAGCTGTCTGGATTAGCCCAGGCAGGTGCTCATTGCTTCCCGGAGCAGAAACGCCTCCCTCTAAAGCAGAGTTTCCCAAGCGCAGCACTACTGACGTTTGGGGACAGTTCATTCTTTGTGGTGGGAGCTATCCTGTGCGTGGAAGGGTGTTTAGTAGTTTAGTGGGTTGAATAGTGCCCCTCTCCCAAAATTCACATCTACCTGGAACATCAGAATGTGACCTCGTTGGAAAGAAGGCTCTTCACAGATGTcattaaagatcttgagatggaATCTTCTTGGATTTAGGGTTGGCCTTGAatcaaatgacttaaaaaaaaagatttttaaaatttatttttagagagaggaaggaagggagagaaacactaatcagttgcctctcacacacctccaaccgGGAACCTGGAAcgcaaggcatgtgccctgacccaaaTCAAatcggcgacctttcagtttgtgggaggatgcccaacccacagagccacactggtcagggttgaGTCATATGACTTCTGTCCTTATTGGAAGAGGAGAGGTCACCCAAGGCACAAGGAAGAAGGCCACGTGAAGATGGAGTGATAGGGCTGCAAGTCAAGAAATGCCCAGGATTGCCAGAAGCCCCGGGAGGCTGGGAAGGATTCCTCCCTAGGGACTTCAGAGGGAGTGtggccttgccaacaccttgTTTTTGGATTTCTAGCCCccaaaattgtgagaaaatacgCTTCTGTGGTTTTAAGCTCCTCTGTTGGTGGTTATTTGTGACATCAGTATGGGGAAATGAATACAAGTGCCATCTCTCTGGCTTCTATGCTTTAGATGACAACAGCAGCCCCCTCAGTAATCccaaacaaaaatgtctccaggtatTGTCAAATGTCTCCTGGGAGGGCAAAATAGTCCCTGCCCCCCAACCACTGCTCTAACAGGGCAGACAGGATGAGAAGAAAGAGCACAATGGGATAAACCTGGGTTTGCATTTCAGCCCCACCCGCTAAAGCTACGTGACCTTGAGAACGCTGCTATACTTCTCTGAAGCTCAGCCTCCTCCTGAGTGAGATGGGGGCTGAAAAGGCAGCTGTATCTCACAGGACCATCACGCTGACGCAATGCGACCATGGGTGGAGCGTGCTTAGCACAGCGCCCGGCAGGCAGCTAGCACTCAGTAATAGTAACTGAAACAATActtgttttaagtgtttttattaaGCAATGATGGCACCTAATTGGTAATAAACATATTAAGAAATAACAATGGCGACTgccatcattattatttaaagcGTGCACGCTGAGTCAGTTTTTCACATCATCATCTACTATGGGCAGCTGCCAAAACGAGGCCAGGAGCTGTTTCTCAAAAGGCACGGAATTTCCTGCCGTGGACTGCACGGTCTTTTTCCAAAATTCCAGGTATTGCATCGTGATTTCCCCACTGCATCTCCCTTAAAACTTCACCCTGCTTGTTCTCCCACCGCCGATCCTGCTAGCACCACTGGAGCTGCTGTGTGACGTAGCCTAATGGACAGGGCCGTTGGCACCGAGGCTCAGGCCTGCTGCAGGCCCCTTTCCTTCTCCAGgccctcctggggctgccatCCCTTTGTATCACCTGGTTTACGAGCATGTTAAGTATTTCTAAATGTGGTCCACTTTGCTTCCAgagcccaaagaggcctactgccCCTCCCCAGAGAGAAGAAGGTGGTGGCAGGGCTCAGCCTCTCTGCTGTCATCTCCAGAAATCCACTGTGGCCCCAAACTTGTGCCCCTAAGCAGCAGGACAAAAGTCCTTTGGAGTTTAGTGACTACATTTTCCTTGTGTGGGAAGGTGGCTGACCCTTATCTTAAGCAGTTTATCacagctctttctttctttctttcgattttatttatttatttttagagagaggagaagggagggagaaagagggagagaaacattgatgtgtgagagaaacatcgactggctgcccCTTGTGTGTCCCCATCTGGGGACcccgcccacaacccaggcatgtgcctggacagggaattgaacctgccaccctttggttcgcaggcaggtgctcaacccactgagccacaccagccagggcacagcttGCTTTTCAACCACATCCAGTGCCCACTCACTCCCAGAGAAATTTGCCCATCCTGCCCTCTTCCATCCCAATGGGAACGGACAGAAAGCTACCCTGCTGCCTCACCCCTCCCTGCCATGCACACATCCATGGGGAAGTTACAACAGCACGGACTTGGGGTCCCATTAGAGCTTGATTCCACTCTGTGGCCATGGACAGCTCACCTAAGTATCTCTTTCTCAGTTTCCTGGTCTGCAAGACGAAGACAATAATAGCAATTCCATAAGACTTTCGAGGATGAAGTGAGATGGTAACTATGAAACGGTGTGAGGCACGACCTTGTCGCTGTCATCACTCCAGGTTGCAACCACTGATTTAGGGGCTGTTCCCTCATTTAACCGGAAATTCCTCGAGGGCTGGACTGGTCTGCTCCATACATTCTTCCAAGATGCTCAGGATGCACCCAGTGCCTGATTAGAGATATCTACTGAATTTACACCCATTTAATAATCagccagttgttttttttttttttcctttcaggaaaGCAGGATACTAGTATATAAGACAAAGTGCAGTTAGTATGTATGAAGCATCAGGTGGTGAACAGAATAGAGGCCTCAcggtgaggaagggaagggaatacACTCCAACAAATCGAATTCActtcctgggtctcagtttcctggCTTGGAAAATAAAGAGAGTAATGGATATTTATTGCAAGGCTGTTGCCAGGTATTCCTAAACTATGCTTAACACGGTGCCAGGCGCATAGTAAGGGCTGAATAAACagtagctgctattattattggATTATTGCTGAAGAAGTAAAAGCGAACGCACTTAGGTGTTTGGTCATCGACAACGACCTCACTCTGGTCTGCACGGAGATGGGCGGGGCCCCTGAAGCCCCGCCCCATATTTGCATTTGGTCGCCATGCAACGCACTGCAGGATCGCGTCCGGGCAGACGCGTGGCTGCTAGCGCCAGGCGCGCTGGGCTACACTCGGCGTTGGTAAAGGCCGCTTCGTTAGAGGGATGGCTGAAGAGGACGCAGAGACGTGTGCCAACGAGCTGCAGGTTGCGGCGGAGCTGCCTGTTATCCAGCTGTGCGGGCTGGTAGAAGAGCTCAGGTACCGGCCTGCTGGCTGCGCGGGGCGGCCCCTACTCACGGTGTGGCCCCGGACCTGGGTGCAGCATGGAGACGATCAAGTCCGCATTGAACCCTGGGGTAACTGAGACCCCCCACAGTGGGGAAAGCACATGCCTTTGCCCTATATCCCTGTGTGTCCACCGCCACTGAGCTAACAAGCCGTTGATGGAGCCAGGACAAGGCGGAGGAGTGCTCGAGGCCAGTGGTGGGAAGCCCGGAGGGTAACTGCTGAAGCCAGAGCTTCAGCCTAGTGGGTCAGTCTCCCAGGTGCCAAACTGGGCGCTTAGCCCTTGCTCTACTCTGCGGTGGCAGGTTGGAGCAGGTGACCTCTAAGCCCCTTCCCAAAGCTAGGAATCTGTGACAAAACTAAGGTGGCAGCTGAGGTATTTTTAGTATGAGGCAATTTATGACTGAACCAATGTATAAGCATGGAAGTGGACAGCCAAGAATGACTGGGCCAGGACTCCGTATTTTTAGCAGTCTGTTTTACACCTACTATAGAAGGTGAATTGGATACCAAGATTCCATGACGTAGCTGGGGCAATTGCACAGCTCGCTGGTCTCACACAGAACCTCGCGGCTGTGGCCGCACAGACGTTCTGCCACGCATCCGTAACTGGTTCAGGTCAGCCTGAGGTATGATTACTAACAGCTCCTATTTTTCCAGTGCTTATTAGGTGCCAAGTATTTTGCATACGCGACCTTATGTAATGGCACAGGTTACGTCACTtcccaaaggtcacacagccagtcggTGGTAGAGCTGGGGTTCAGACCCGGGTGCCACCCCACTGCCTGCAGTGAGGACATGACGTAGGCTGAACAAGAAAGATGCTTTGACGTGTTGGGCTTTCCATTGAGCCTTTTCCACTAGTCTTAAAATTCAGTCAAACAGGAATTAACCCAATAACATATGAAAATACCAAAGCTGTTCTCTCTCttacataaacatatacatacacatgtgttcCAAGTATGCAtactacatatatgtatatacaaagtGAAGAAGTTAAAGAGTCTCAATCTTGGCATACACAGGATAAACTAGGTTTGTCATCCCAGTTGTTTAAAAACCATCtgttcaagccctggctggtgtggctcattggattgagtgctggcctgtgaactaaagggtcgccggtttgattcccagtctagagcacatgcctgggttgtgggccaggtccttggtgggggacatgtgagaggcaaccacacattgatgtttctctctctctctccctcccttcccctctctaaaaataaataaataaaatcttttaaaaaattaaaaaccctcTGTTCAAATCTTCTCcaccatttaaaataaacttccagTGGATACTTCATCCGTTGGTTGCTGGAAATTAAAAAACCTGAGAAACATAAACCAAAGGAAACATCTGAAGATTATGGATGTGTGTAACTTTAAGAATGTAGCAATTCCAAAGGATTTCACAGGGGCTtaggttattattaataataatattaataatccaggagtgtccaacctgcagcccaaaggccgcatgcagcccaggatggctgtgaatgaggcccaacacaaaattgtaaatttacttggaacattatgagatttgttttgtgattacgtgtctcaatgtatttactgtgtggccaagacaactcttcttccagtgtggcccagagacgccaaaaggctgggCATCTCTGGAGAAGATACTTGAAGATGAAACTTGTAGCTTCATCTCAGCTGCAGTTTTCAATGTAACACCAGTGCTTTGGACTCTGTGGCTCATTAggtgtatttaaaaaatagatcaaatacttaaatagcacttaccatgtgccagacactgtcctgAGGCTTTGTATTCCTTACCGCAACCCTAAAAGATAGGtgctgttattattcccattttacagatgaggaaatcgaggCACCAAAATGTTGAGTATCTTGCAGAAGGTCATACATAGCtcataaatgttaaatattacttACTTGGTGTTTAAACTCTTATTAATAGAACTTACTCAGGTACGCTCTGTCTTACAGCTATGGAAACTCGGCTCTCAAAACTGAGACAGAGATGTTTGAGAAATATTACAATAAACTGGAATCCAGGGATCAGCGACCTCTACGATTATCTGAAATTAAAAGATCAGGAACAGACTTTGCTCAGGTACACAGTGGAGATGTAAGAATTGGTTTATTCTGTTTGTCCCTTTAGATGCAGGTGGTGTTTGTGTGTCTGCCTTTGGTGTGCCTTCTTAGGCCAAGTGACATATGGCTTTGTCTCCATCCTTATTTTGATTCTTCCTTTCCCTTGAAGGTTTCTCTTTCAAGTCAGTGTAAAGGGAATCAGGTTCAATGAACAGTGGACTGACTCTCCCAGAATACCTTAGTGTGTTTGAAGTAATGCCCTTAAATTGGGAGAATCTGTTTACAGGGCCCAGCCAGCCAcataaagaggggaaggggaccTGGCGTGGGCTCTGGAAAGTTCCTTCTTCATTTAAAAGGGCCAGCCAGGCAGCCTGATGTTGCCAGAGTAGtggatttttcaagagaagctggaaagCTGAGCTATTTTGGTgggtagttaatttttttttaatttaaaattgtgtgtAAGCCTGTCCTTTGAGGGCCACACAACCCCATCTTGAGGTCCACATATTTCCTGCGCCACCTGCTTATGACCCGTGGCTTAAATGCATAGGAAATCCAAaaattttgtctgtttgttttggaTGAACACTGTTCCCCCAGATGCCATTTCTCTTCTGCATTCAGTCTGGGAAGCAAAGAACTCCAGACTTCCCCTGACACTGGCTTGCATGCTGGTCTATAGCAGGCTCACGGTCTCTCCAACCTTGAGACACTttcctctatttatttttagttcattGCCAAGCATAGGCCTTTGAAGTATTTCACTCAGACAGACCTTATGTTGACTAGTGAAATAGGTATCAACTCAGACTTAATATCCTAATCCTTTCATATTGAATATGTTTTCTCCGGCTGTCTTTCAACTAATTTCTGGCAGGTCTGAGAGGTCATTTTGATGGCCACCTTGGGCTGCTTTATTACCAACTGCTACTTGACCgtagctttgtttttcttgcgTCACAGCTGCGAGGCAGGCACAGATCCAAATCGCGCGCAGCTATCGAGCGTACAGCGTGCCTCAGTGTGGACCAGAAATGCGAGCTTGTCCAAAAGGAGCTGGAAGACATGAAGGATGAAATAAGGCACCTGAGGGCCAATGCCGAACGGGACCTGCAGTATCATGAGGTAAGCCCTGCTCTCTGCAGGACACCCCACGCGGGCTCCCCGCTTCCACCCTGCCAGGAAGTGCCTATGTTATGTTCCTCTAATTGTTGGTACTTTGAAAGAAATACAAGTGGGTTAAGATACACTGAGGACCTACCTTTAAGAAACTTACCACCTGTTTGAGGAGACaacacattttaaactttttgaaaaggaaaatttcaaaaatatacaagTGGAGAGAAGCTAGCACAGTGAAGCCCTATGTACTTAATAATGCATAATAATATCTTAATAATACAAGGAGTTTGAGGTTTAAGTCAGCGAGTCGGTTGAAAAGCCCCCAAGCCACTCTCCACATGTGACATGCCCAGCTGTGGTCCACGTCTCGTTGGAGACCCACCCAATCGGTGTTCCTCCAGGAGAGAGACATCACTGCAAAAGAGGTTGCCCACGGGACGAAGCTGTCGGCTGGTGTTTGAGAGCCATGCTGTGTGAAGAGTGTGTATTCCCATTCTGTCTCGAAATGGGGGCACACACAGAAGCACACGCATCgtctctgtgtggggaggggagagcccGGGGTCGGTGGCTCGCCAGTGAGGGAAGGCACTTCTGCCTCTCGGGGCACAGTGGTTTGCTTTGCAGCTACGGATaacttctcattttattctttaaagtaaTACGTGTTTCTGTGTATCCTCATTTAAAGATAATCTCTATGTGTTGCAGCAAAATTTACACACACAGGTAGGCTAAAAGAAGCACATTTGAAAACATATATTCATATGCATATGTGACATTCTTTATAAAAAGATATCAactacattttcatttaataatgccTTTTCATGTCAATACATATATTCATTTACAACATTTTCTTTTCGAATTACAGAACTATGTAGCAGGAGTGCTTCTTTGCCTCCCTGCTAATCCACCTCTCCTGAAGTGACTGTGGTTAATGTTCTGGTGTATATCCTTTcagacatttttatattatattgttttatattatactatgtttataatttttaatggaCAAATAATACTTCAGACatgaaaatacatgtttataaCGATCCCTGAGGCTCTGTTTTTGTTTGCCCCCTTTTTATGGAAACTACTAACTTTCTCGAGGCGTGCTTTGAAATAATAACATTCCTGTAGTCAAATTTGTATCTTAAGGATATATTTCTAAGACCAAGAAGAAACATTATGCACCGAGACACAAAGAGGCCTGGGAACGGAGGTTTCCTTAGAGGGTTAAATCCTGGAGAATTTCTGGGAACCGCTCTCCCTCCGGGCTGACCCCTGCAGGCTATCATTGAGGAGGCTGAAATTCGGTGGGCTGAAGTTCAGAAGGAAGTGCACGAGTTTGAAAAGGATATTCTGAAAACCATATCCAAGAAGAAAGGGAGTATTCTGGCCACTCAGAAAGTGATGCAGTACATTGAGGACATGAACCGCCGGAGGGTGAGTCGACGGGAGGTCGGGGCTTAGGAAGGGCGAAGGCAGTCATAGAACGACGACACAGACAGGCCCCCCGGGAGGCGGCCCCACTCCAGCTGGCCCACTGACAAGGTTGCGCACGTAGGCGGAGTTTTTAACATCTCCCAAAgtgtgtgtccttttttttttttaaagattttatttacttattttagagacatgggaagggagggaaggagagaactaCTGATGGGGAagatacatcgatcggttgcctctcgcatgtccccaagtggggacccagcacacaacccaggcatgtgccctgactgggaattgaaccggtgaggtcgccactcaatccactgggccacaccagccagggctgtgtgtgtgtcttacaATGCAAGTTCATCAAGGCTAAAATCAACCAGGCAGGCTGAATATCAATAGTATCTCAGATAGAtgacttcttttttattgttgctatttgTTTCAAAATCCGATATGTTTTCTTAAGAAATGTGTGAACCTATCTCAGGTGACTACAAGGCATGGGACAGGTAGGTACATCCCAAGCTCTTTGAGTTCCATTATTATAAGAACGAGGCATAAAATGCTCCTTCACTTCCAAAGATTTTGTAGTGTACCAAGCTTTGGACCCTGGAGATAGGTAGGCTTACTAACCCTCAGATGTTATAGgtcataaaaattatgtaaactACCAAGAGAACAAAAGACCAAAGAATCGTAAGATCATTTGTCAGGAAACTCCCCTATACCC
The sequence above is drawn from the Desmodus rotundus isolate HL8 chromosome 12, HLdesRot8A.1, whole genome shotgun sequence genome and encodes:
- the CFAP263 gene encoding cilia- and flagella-associated protein 263 isoform X2, producing MAEEDAETCANELQVAAELPVIQLCGLVEELSYGNSALKTETEMFEKYYNKLESRDQRPLRLSEIKRSGTDFAQLRGRHRSKSRAAIERTACLSVDQKCELVQKELEDMKDEIRHLRANAERDLQYHEAIIEEAEIRWAEVQKEVHEFEKDILKTISKKKGSILATQKVMQYIEDMNRRRDHIKEKLRLKNVSLKVQRKKMLLQLRQKEEVGEALHDVDFQQLKIENAQFLETIETRNQELIRLKLSSGSTQQVLNSYRDRAKDEALNKKLRRRLSEFRVPPVMLYVKEKVLNGDLEKTIKTWERKVEIAEMSLKGYRKDWNKMKTTNEQLLAIGSAGK